The Actinomyces sp. oral taxon 414 genome has a segment encoding these proteins:
- a CDS encoding Eco57I restriction-modification methylase domain-containing protein produces the protein MDLLPLAAARRDAALAGLDAASRADLGQFFTPVAVASLMAGLPRLPRTGVLRVLDPGAGSGVLSAAVVDRVRREAPDLEVALTAVEVDERLHGVLSRTLGDLEAAGARTRLVGGDVVDWALRTDERFDLVIQNPPYRKIRSGSALDRDLRVAGVAVPNIYAGFMALGSLLLDEGGQQVSITPRSWMNGAYFSAFRRALLDRCGIDAIHTFRSRSEVFGDLGVLQETIIVAATRGTAPPTVRLSSSADHRDAPVVRTVPYSQVVTDDFVFVPASEEDGAAVSWMERARCTLADLGLSVSTGRVVDFRSRDLLAAVPGERFAPMVYPANIVGGRVVHPRGALRKPQWLNAAPARSSGLLVPAGAYVLVKRFSAKEERRRIVAALWLDDRPAAFDNKLNYIHRAGHGLEKDVAAGLVTWLNSGRVDAYFRVFSGHTQVNAGDLRRMRFPDPERLRLLGGSGLDPDRAVEQIMGGAEVTAA, from the coding sequence ATGGATCTGCTCCCGCTCGCCGCCGCCCGCCGCGACGCCGCCCTGGCGGGGCTCGATGCCGCGAGTCGGGCCGACCTGGGGCAGTTCTTCACGCCGGTGGCGGTCGCCTCGCTCATGGCCGGCCTGCCGCGCCTGCCGCGTACCGGCGTCCTGCGCGTGCTCGACCCGGGGGCCGGGTCCGGTGTGCTGTCGGCCGCCGTCGTGGACCGGGTGCGGCGCGAGGCGCCGGATCTGGAGGTCGCGCTCACCGCGGTGGAGGTCGATGAGAGGCTCCACGGCGTGCTGTCCCGGACGCTGGGGGACCTGGAGGCGGCGGGGGCGCGCACCCGCCTGGTCGGGGGCGACGTCGTGGACTGGGCCCTGCGCACCGATGAGCGCTTCGACCTGGTGATCCAGAATCCGCCGTACCGCAAGATCCGCTCGGGCTCGGCGCTCGACCGGGACCTGCGCGTCGCGGGAGTCGCGGTGCCCAATATCTACGCGGGTTTCATGGCGCTGGGCTCGCTGCTCCTGGACGAGGGCGGCCAGCAGGTGTCGATCACACCCCGCTCGTGGATGAACGGCGCGTACTTCTCGGCGTTCCGCCGCGCCCTGCTCGACCGGTGCGGCATTGACGCCATCCACACCTTCCGGTCGCGCTCGGAGGTCTTCGGGGACCTGGGCGTGCTCCAGGAGACGATCATCGTCGCCGCGACGCGGGGGACGGCGCCGCCGACAGTGCGCCTGTCCTCCTCGGCGGATCACCGGGACGCCCCCGTGGTGCGCACGGTCCCCTACTCGCAGGTGGTCACCGACGACTTCGTCTTCGTGCCCGCCTCCGAGGAGGACGGCGCCGCGGTGTCGTGGATGGAGCGGGCCCGGTGCACGCTGGCGGACCTCGGCCTGTCGGTGTCCACGGGAAGGGTCGTGGACTTCCGGTCCCGCGATCTTCTGGCGGCCGTCCCCGGCGAGCGCTTCGCGCCGATGGTCTACCCGGCCAATATCGTGGGCGGGCGGGTGGTGCATCCGCGCGGGGCGCTCCGCAAGCCCCAGTGGCTGAACGCGGCCCCGGCGCGCTCGTCCGGGCTGCTCGTGCCCGCCGGCGCCTACGTCCTGGTCAAGAGGTTCTCCGCCAAGGAGGAGAGACGGCGGATCGTGGCCGCCCTGTGGTTGGACGACCGGCCGGCCGCCTTCGACAACAAGCTCAACTACATCCACCGGGCCGGACACGGCCTGGAGAAGGATGTGGCGGCGGGCTTGGTGACGTGGCTCAACTCCGGGCGGGTGGACGCCTATTTCCGCGTGTTCTCGGGGCACACGCAGGTCAACGCCGGGGACTTGAGGCGCATGAGGTTCCCGGACCCGGAGCGGCTGCGGCTGCTGGGCGGGTCGGGGCTCGACCCCGACCGGGCGGTCGAGCAGATCATGGGCGGGGCGGAAGTCACAGCGGCATGA
- a CDS encoding DUF5682 family protein translates to MHLVPIRHHSPACALALSALLEEVRPAVVLIEGPAEYTDLLPALQDAATVPPVAVLSLGEGVASYYPLAEFSPEWVALRWAGAAGAEAAFIDRGALFGADDDAGAGAGGRTLQAEYHLARSAALDALAARLGCRDHDEVWEQLFEDRATADIRDWRGFFADTLAWSGLARLDAEPEVLEADGTRAREAVMAAALLERLPGSGTGGAGAGAPDGPIVVVTGAFHTPALLDALDSAPEAPDAPDPRPGTGGWLIRYDFARLDSLRGYGAGMPSPGLWRRAWRARTEPGTSGRDFAAGVVLDVAAALRGLGQPLGTAQVEAAVEQALGLAALRGRAWPGRTDLLDALRSCLVKDDAGLSGNLGAAVASVFAHSRPGEVPAGTCAPPLVAEVRERLAAMRFMLDDALEHRTALDTARKPRHRERRELLAAMRFVGSGFAWQTGGADLVAGTGAGQFVEEWAYAWTPAVEAELVRAAERAPTLDALIRARLAERLGSEPGAEALAALLIELVVMGESGLAGAVCDALEPALADLSGLGALAEVLHRLMDLVEGSGRLSPGRAAERSRAMVRRGVASLAELVAEAAGLEDDEAADAVDALMSVRDLLVRLGRTAADPDAPEGPGGAGAGTPAADPDAGRQAVAREVDVLRRTRTAAPILVGCATGIAASIGSLSRAEVAGAVVAHLSAGADPGRLADFLVGLVRACPDLVLRAPDTLEAVTRALTGLDEPGFLAILPDLRRAFTALRPTETHRLAEQVAALTGARASQIDVVWRIDPQWAEAGRRLEADLVAGLVRDGLGQWVGPPGDEPGDHPGGRGAGGAGARPSGTPGLDDQATPGPDGAAPPLDAETAVRRWRMVLGRYAESTLPRRDEDAGLDETLGYLYDREYTGRGLRHGRGAAGAGASGGSGAGGVGAGGGLGASALRAVDWLDGARRLFPASTLRRLESDALTRYGLTELLADPAAVDSIETSPELGAALLRIKGTISPQLAAGLRALIARIVADAVERLRRPLTTALTGSRRRDRRSPRASARDFDWRRTIAANLGNADPGTGRLLVQDVRFMSRRRRQNLQWDVIILVDQSGSMASSLLHSAVMASILAALPGLSVRLILFDTSVVDVSHLAGDPVEVLMTCQLGGGTDIARAVAHASGLVRRPTRTVVALVSDFEEGGSVSSLVGEVAALAGSGVRLLGLAALNDDDEPWYDRVVAERLAGAGMRVAAMTPDRFADWLAEVT, encoded by the coding sequence GTGCACCTGGTCCCCATCCGCCACCACTCCCCGGCCTGCGCCCTGGCCCTGTCCGCCCTGCTGGAGGAGGTCCGCCCCGCCGTCGTCCTCATCGAGGGGCCCGCCGAGTACACCGACTTGCTGCCGGCCCTCCAGGACGCGGCGACCGTTCCGCCGGTGGCGGTGCTCTCCCTGGGTGAGGGCGTCGCCTCCTACTACCCGCTGGCCGAGTTCTCCCCCGAATGGGTGGCCCTGCGGTGGGCGGGGGCCGCCGGCGCCGAGGCGGCCTTCATCGACCGCGGCGCCCTCTTTGGGGCCGACGACGACGCCGGGGCGGGGGCGGGCGGACGCACCCTCCAGGCCGAGTACCACCTGGCCCGCTCCGCCGCCCTCGACGCCCTCGCGGCCCGGCTGGGCTGCCGCGACCACGACGAGGTCTGGGAGCAGCTCTTCGAGGACCGGGCCACCGCCGACATCCGCGACTGGCGCGGCTTCTTCGCCGACACCCTGGCCTGGTCGGGCCTGGCCCGCCTGGACGCCGAGCCTGAAGTCCTGGAGGCCGACGGCACCCGCGCCCGCGAGGCGGTCATGGCCGCCGCCCTGCTCGAGCGCCTGCCCGGTTCGGGGACGGGCGGGGCGGGCGCCGGCGCCCCGGACGGGCCGATCGTCGTGGTCACCGGCGCCTTCCACACCCCGGCCCTCCTCGACGCCCTCGACTCCGCCCCCGAGGCGCCCGACGCGCCCGACCCGCGCCCCGGTACCGGGGGCTGGCTCATCCGCTACGACTTCGCCCGGCTGGACTCCCTGCGCGGCTACGGGGCCGGCATGCCCTCCCCGGGCCTGTGGCGGCGCGCCTGGCGGGCCCGCACCGAGCCGGGGACGAGCGGGCGCGACTTCGCCGCCGGGGTGGTGCTCGACGTCGCCGCCGCCCTGCGCGGGCTCGGGCAGCCGCTGGGCACCGCCCAGGTCGAGGCCGCCGTGGAGCAGGCCCTGGGACTGGCGGCGCTGCGCGGACGCGCCTGGCCCGGGCGCACCGACCTGCTCGACGCCCTGCGCTCGTGCCTGGTCAAGGACGACGCGGGGCTGTCGGGCAACCTGGGCGCGGCGGTCGCCTCCGTCTTCGCCCACTCCCGCCCGGGGGAGGTGCCCGCCGGCACCTGCGCCCCGCCGCTGGTCGCCGAGGTCCGCGAACGCCTGGCGGCCATGCGCTTCATGCTCGACGACGCGCTCGAGCACCGCACCGCCCTGGACACGGCCCGCAAGCCCCGCCACCGCGAGCGCCGCGAGCTCCTGGCCGCCATGCGCTTCGTCGGCTCGGGGTTCGCCTGGCAGACCGGGGGCGCCGACCTCGTGGCGGGCACGGGCGCGGGGCAGTTCGTCGAGGAGTGGGCCTACGCCTGGACCCCGGCGGTGGAGGCCGAGCTCGTGCGCGCCGCCGAGCGGGCCCCCACCCTCGACGCCCTGATCCGGGCGCGTCTGGCCGAGCGCCTGGGGTCCGAGCCGGGCGCCGAGGCGCTGGCTGCCCTGCTCATCGAGCTGGTCGTCATGGGCGAGTCCGGGCTGGCCGGGGCCGTGTGCGACGCCCTGGAGCCGGCCCTGGCCGACTTGAGCGGGCTGGGGGCGCTCGCGGAGGTCCTGCACCGCCTGATGGACCTGGTGGAGGGCTCCGGCCGGTTGAGCCCGGGGCGCGCGGCGGAGCGCTCGCGCGCCATGGTGCGCCGGGGCGTGGCCTCCCTGGCCGAGCTCGTGGCCGAGGCCGCCGGGCTGGAGGACGACGAGGCCGCCGACGCTGTCGACGCGCTCATGAGCGTGCGCGACCTGCTGGTGCGCCTGGGCCGGACCGCGGCCGACCCGGACGCCCCGGAAGGCCCGGGAGGCGCGGGCGCCGGAACGCCGGCGGCCGATCCGGACGCCGGGCGCCAGGCGGTCGCGCGGGAGGTCGACGTCCTGCGGCGGACCCGAACCGCCGCCCCGATTCTCGTGGGCTGCGCCACCGGCATCGCCGCCTCCATCGGATCCCTGAGCCGGGCCGAGGTCGCCGGGGCCGTCGTCGCCCACCTGAGCGCCGGGGCGGACCCGGGGCGCCTGGCCGACTTCCTCGTGGGCCTCGTGCGCGCCTGCCCCGACCTCGTCCTGCGCGCCCCCGACACCCTCGAGGCGGTCACCCGCGCCCTGACCGGGCTGGACGAGCCGGGCTTCCTGGCGATCCTGCCGGACCTGCGCCGCGCCTTCACCGCGCTGCGCCCCACCGAGACCCATCGCCTGGCCGAGCAGGTGGCCGCCCTGACCGGCGCCCGCGCCTCCCAGATCGACGTCGTGTGGCGCATCGACCCGCAGTGGGCCGAGGCCGGCCGGCGCCTGGAGGCCGATCTCGTCGCCGGCCTGGTGCGCGACGGACTGGGGCAGTGGGTCGGGCCCCCCGGGGACGAGCCCGGCGATCATCCCGGTGGGCGAGGGGCCGGGGGAGCGGGCGCTCGCCCGAGCGGGACGCCGGGGCTGGACGACCAGGCGACGCCGGGGCCGGACGGCGCCGCGCCGCCCCTGGACGCCGAGACGGCCGTGCGCCGCTGGCGCATGGTGCTGGGGCGCTACGCCGAGTCCACCCTGCCCCGCCGGGACGAGGACGCCGGGCTGGACGAGACCCTGGGCTACCTCTACGACCGCGAGTACACCGGCCGGGGCCTGCGCCACGGGCGCGGCGCGGCCGGCGCGGGCGCCTCGGGCGGCTCCGGGGCGGGCGGCGTCGGCGCGGGCGGCGGGCTGGGGGCCTCCGCCCTGCGGGCCGTGGACTGGCTCGACGGCGCCCGCCGGCTCTTCCCCGCCTCCACCCTTCGGCGCCTGGAGTCCGACGCCCTGACCCGCTACGGGCTCACCGAGCTGCTGGCCGACCCCGCCGCGGTGGACTCCATTGAGACCAGCCCCGAGCTGGGCGCGGCGCTACTGCGCATCAAGGGCACGATCTCCCCGCAGCTGGCTGCCGGCCTGCGTGCCCTGATCGCCCGGATCGTCGCCGACGCCGTCGAGCGCCTGCGCCGGCCGCTGACCACCGCCCTGACCGGCTCCCGCCGGCGCGACCGGCGCAGCCCGCGCGCCTCGGCGCGCGATTTCGACTGGCGGCGCACCATCGCCGCCAATCTGGGCAATGCGGACCCCGGCACCGGGCGCCTGCTCGTCCAGGACGTGCGCTTCATGTCGCGCCGGCGGCGCCAGAACCTGCAGTGGGACGTCATCATCCTGGTCGACCAGTCCGGCTCCATGGCCTCGTCCCTGCTGCACAGCGCCGTCATGGCCTCCATCCTGGCGGCCCTGCCCGGCCTGAGCGTGCGCCTGATCCTGTTCGACACCTCCGTCGTCGACGTCAGTCACCTGGCGGGCGACCCGGTGGAGGTGCTCATGACCTGCCAGCTGGGCGGCGGCACGGATATCGCCCGGGCCGTCGCCCACGCCTCGGGCCTGGTCCGCCGGCCCACCCGCACCGTCGTGGCCCTCGTGTCCGACTTCGAGGAGGGCGGCTCGGTGTCCTCCCTCGTGGGCGAGGTGGCGGCGCTGGCGGGCTCCGGGGTGAGGCTGCTGGGGCTGGCCGCCCTCAACGACGACGACGAGCCCTGGTACGACCGGGTCGTGGCCGAGCGCCTGGCCGGGGCGGGCATGCGGGTGGCGGCCATGACCCCGGACCGCTTCGCCGACTGGCTGGCGGAGGTGACCTGA
- a CDS encoding ATP-binding protein — protein MTARHTDAAGKRRPAPPRAAPAADVDAAGVAPDRSDAVGPGAAPAQLRPPAEERWAAELEALAAADAASGAEIPAGWRLSPRSVRAFIVGDEDLGVTRKFYGDDPLVDRAVVTLLGRQGLMLVGEPGTAKSMLSELLSAAVSGASTLTIQGSAGTTEDHIRYSWNYALLIAEGPTRRALVPSPVYQAMESGRLVRFEEITRCPPEIQDTLVSVLSEKQLMVPELGDGFRVSAAPGFNVIATANLRDRGVHEMSAALKRRFNFETVRPVSDRAFEAELISRALDAELGPERAPMSPQVLDVLVTAFADLRTGTTASGAPVKRPEAVMSTAEAVNVGVAASMSARYFGDGTVRAADVARQLVGVALKGEDEDARRMRFYVDSVVRERARSSAAWKEFLSASQDLWG, from the coding sequence ATGACCGCCAGGCACACCGACGCCGCCGGGAAGCGCCGGCCAGCACCGCCCCGGGCCGCGCCGGCCGCCGACGTCGACGCCGCTGGCGTCGCCCCCGACCGGTCTGACGCCGTCGGGCCCGGCGCCGCCCCCGCCCAGCTGCGCCCGCCCGCCGAGGAGCGCTGGGCCGCCGAGCTGGAGGCCCTGGCGGCCGCCGACGCCGCCTCCGGCGCCGAGATCCCGGCCGGCTGGAGGCTGTCGCCCCGCTCCGTACGCGCCTTCATCGTGGGCGACGAGGACCTGGGCGTGACCCGCAAGTTCTACGGCGACGACCCCCTGGTCGACCGCGCCGTCGTCACGCTCCTGGGCCGTCAGGGGCTCATGCTCGTGGGCGAGCCGGGCACCGCCAAGTCCATGCTCTCCGAGCTGCTGAGCGCGGCGGTCAGTGGGGCCTCGACCCTGACGATTCAGGGGTCGGCGGGCACCACCGAGGACCACATCCGCTACTCGTGGAACTACGCCCTGCTCATCGCCGAGGGCCCCACCCGCCGGGCCCTGGTGCCCTCGCCGGTCTACCAGGCCATGGAGTCCGGGCGCCTGGTCCGCTTCGAGGAGATCACCCGCTGCCCGCCCGAGATCCAGGACACCCTCGTGTCGGTCCTGAGCGAGAAGCAGCTCATGGTCCCCGAGCTGGGCGACGGTTTCCGCGTGTCCGCCGCCCCCGGCTTCAACGTCATCGCCACCGCCAACCTGCGTGACCGGGGCGTGCACGAGATGAGCGCCGCCCTCAAGCGCCGCTTCAACTTCGAGACGGTGCGCCCCGTCTCCGACCGCGCCTTCGAGGCCGAGCTCATCTCCCGGGCCCTGGACGCCGAGCTCGGGCCCGAGCGCGCCCCCATGAGCCCGCAGGTCCTCGATGTGCTGGTGACCGCCTTCGCGGACCTGCGCACCGGCACCACCGCCTCGGGCGCCCCGGTCAAGCGCCCCGAGGCGGTCATGTCCACCGCCGAGGCCGTCAATGTCGGGGTGGCCGCCTCCATGAGCGCCCGCTACTTCGGCGACGGCACCGTCCGGGCCGCCGACGTCGCCCGCCAGCTGGTGGGCGTGGCCCTCAAGGGCGAGGACGAGGACGCCAGGCGGATGCGCTTCTACGTCGACTCGGTGGTGCGCGAACGCGCCCGCTCCTCGGCCGCCTGGAAGGAGTTCCTCTCCGCCTCCCAGGACCTGTGGGGATGA
- a CDS encoding BsuBI/PstI family type II restriction endonuclease — MSKVDEAREILRAFDFDKKRTNETAARTLLALAEVDEQTSWAEATNHRMGVRAILDWMRGPLGHPIAENSRETIRRFVLHQFVDAGFCLYNDDDPSRATNSSKNNYRLNPEALLSIRQYGTEEFEVSVEEYLAEVDGLAAKYRAARDLARIPVVTPKGEEFTLKAGGQNELIRVMIEDFCAYFVPGGEVLYVGDADAKLAIFEQERLASLGVSFDVHGKFPDLIVYQAERNWMFLMEACSTHGPVDHVRHSELSRVFRDCAAGLVYVSCFPNRSVMRRFFVDLAWETEAWVASDPTHMIHLDGSRFLGPYDE; from the coding sequence ATGAGCAAGGTGGACGAGGCGCGGGAGATCCTTCGCGCATTCGATTTCGACAAGAAGCGAACCAACGAGACCGCCGCTCGGACGCTACTCGCGCTTGCGGAGGTGGATGAGCAGACTTCGTGGGCTGAAGCGACCAATCACCGCATGGGTGTTAGGGCGATCCTGGATTGGATGCGCGGCCCTTTGGGTCATCCGATTGCCGAGAACTCGAGGGAAACGATTCGACGCTTCGTTCTTCATCAATTTGTGGATGCGGGCTTCTGTCTTTATAATGATGACGATCCGTCTCGCGCAACTAATTCCTCGAAGAACAACTATCGCCTGAACCCAGAGGCTCTTCTGAGTATCCGGCAGTACGGCACCGAAGAGTTCGAAGTTTCAGTCGAGGAGTACTTGGCGGAAGTCGATGGTCTGGCTGCGAAGTATCGAGCTGCTCGCGATCTCGCTCGCATTCCGGTGGTCACGCCAAAGGGGGAGGAATTTACTCTGAAGGCTGGTGGGCAGAATGAGCTCATCAGAGTGATGATTGAGGATTTTTGTGCTTACTTCGTGCCTGGTGGTGAAGTTTTATATGTGGGTGATGCGGATGCAAAGTTGGCGATTTTCGAGCAAGAAAGACTAGCTTCGCTAGGCGTCTCCTTCGATGTGCACGGCAAGTTTCCAGACTTGATCGTCTATCAGGCGGAGAGGAACTGGATGTTCCTCATGGAAGCCTGCTCCACTCACGGGCCAGTGGATCATGTCCGCCACAGTGAGCTCTCCCGAGTTTTTCGAGACTGCGCCGCCGGCTTGGTTTACGTCTCCTGTTTTCCTAACCGGAGTGTCATGCGGAGGTTCTTTGTCGACCTGGCCTGGGAGACTGAAGCCTGGGTGGCTTCCGACCCCACTCACATGATTCACCTTGATGGCTCAAGATTCCTGGGACCCTACGATGAATGA
- a CDS encoding electron transfer flavoprotein subunit beta/FixA family protein, with protein sequence MKIVVCIKHVPDVQSERRLEGGRLVRGEDDVLNELDENAVEAAVALVEDLGGEVVALTMGPEDAEDGLRRALQMGADSGVLVTDESLAGADVVATARTLAAAIGRIGGAEDSGTGDVDLVITGMASLDAMTSMLPGALAAALGVPALTLASSLEVSDAGEVLITRAVGTLRESLTAPAPALVSVTDQANEPRYPNFAAMRAAKKKPVDTWDLADLGLEPGAGPAVAVVDSKARPARQAGIIRTDAGAAGRELAAWLVENKLV encoded by the coding sequence ATGAAAATCGTGGTCTGCATCAAGCACGTCCCCGACGTGCAGTCGGAGCGCCGTCTGGAGGGCGGCCGGCTCGTGCGCGGGGAGGACGACGTCCTCAACGAGCTCGACGAGAACGCCGTCGAGGCCGCCGTCGCCCTCGTCGAGGACCTCGGCGGCGAGGTCGTCGCCCTGACCATGGGGCCCGAGGACGCCGAGGACGGCCTGCGCCGCGCCCTCCAGATGGGCGCCGACTCCGGCGTGCTCGTCACCGACGAGTCCCTGGCCGGGGCCGACGTCGTCGCCACCGCCCGCACCCTGGCCGCGGCCATCGGGCGCATCGGCGGGGCGGAGGACAGCGGGACCGGGGACGTGGACCTGGTCATTACCGGCATGGCCTCGCTGGACGCCATGACCTCCATGCTGCCGGGGGCGCTGGCGGCCGCCCTGGGCGTGCCCGCCCTCACCCTGGCCTCCTCCCTGGAGGTCTCCGACGCCGGGGAGGTCCTGATCACCCGCGCCGTGGGGACCCTGCGTGAGTCGCTGACCGCCCCCGCCCCGGCCCTGGTGTCCGTCACCGACCAGGCCAACGAGCCGCGCTACCCCAATTTCGCCGCCATGCGGGCCGCCAAGAAGAAGCCCGTCGACACCTGGGACCTGGCCGACCTCGGCCTGGAGCCGGGCGCCGGGCCCGCCGTCGCCGTCGTCGACTCCAAGGCCAGGCCCGCCCGCCAGGCCGGCATTATCCGTACCGACGCCGGGGCGGCCGGGCGCGAGCTGGCCGCCTGGCTCGTCGAGAACAAGCTCGTCTGA
- a CDS encoding electron transfer flavoprotein subunit alpha/FixB family protein produces MSPTLTVPVLVLVDPDAPTGAAPAPAGACLDLLGGARRLTDGEVVALVLGDAGADAPAVLAAAGADRVLTADLGDPEPLAGAAADVLVAAARRVRPGAVLVVSDYRGKEIAGRAAVLLGSACVSDVAALEVVDGELRASKLVLSGSWSTTMSVAPAPEGTPVIAVRPGAFGAETDGREPAAGRAPQVEPLEVDVAPASRAVRVVSRERVGAAAGPPLTEARTVVVGGRGVDGDFDLVRSLADPLGAAVGATRVACDEGWIERSAQIGQTGETISPRLYIGLGVSGAIHHTSGIQGAGTIVAVCDDSEAPIFEMADFGVVGDVADVVPQLVDELARLRG; encoded by the coding sequence ATGTCCCCCACCCTCACTGTCCCCGTCCTCGTCCTGGTCGACCCGGACGCCCCGACCGGCGCCGCCCCCGCCCCCGCCGGGGCGTGCCTGGACCTGCTGGGCGGCGCCCGGCGCCTGACCGACGGCGAGGTCGTCGCCCTCGTGCTGGGCGACGCCGGCGCCGACGCCCCGGCCGTCCTCGCCGCCGCCGGCGCCGACCGCGTCCTGACGGCCGACCTGGGCGACCCGGAGCCCCTCGCCGGCGCCGCCGCCGACGTCCTGGTCGCCGCGGCCCGCCGGGTGCGCCCGGGCGCCGTCCTCGTCGTCTCCGACTACCGCGGCAAGGAGATCGCCGGCCGGGCCGCGGTTCTGCTCGGCTCGGCCTGCGTGTCCGACGTCGCCGCCCTGGAGGTCGTCGACGGCGAGCTGCGGGCCTCCAAGCTGGTGCTCTCGGGCTCCTGGTCGACCACCATGTCGGTGGCCCCGGCCCCCGAGGGGACCCCGGTGATCGCCGTGCGCCCCGGCGCCTTCGGGGCCGAGACGGACGGCCGGGAGCCGGCCGCCGGGCGCGCCCCCCAGGTCGAGCCGCTCGAAGTGGACGTGGCCCCCGCCTCGCGGGCGGTGCGCGTGGTCTCCCGCGAGCGCGTCGGGGCGGCCGCAGGCCCGCCCCTCACCGAGGCCCGCACCGTCGTGGTCGGCGGGCGCGGGGTCGACGGCGACTTCGACCTGGTCCGCTCCCTGGCCGACCCGCTGGGCGCGGCCGTGGGGGCGACCCGCGTGGCCTGCGACGAGGGCTGGATCGAGCGCAGCGCCCAGATCGGCCAGACCGGCGAGACGATCTCGCCTCGCCTGTACATCGGGCTGGGCGTGTCCGGGGCGATCCACCACACCAGCGGCATCCAGGGGGCCGGGACCATCGTGGCGGTGTGTGACGACTCCGAGGCACCCATCTTCGAGATGGCGGACTTCGGGGTGGTCGGGGACGTGGCCGACGTCGTGCCCCAGCTGGTGGACGAGCTGGCGCGCCTGCGCGGCTGA